DNA sequence from the Polyodon spathula isolate WHYD16114869_AA chromosome 19, ASM1765450v1, whole genome shotgun sequence genome:
CTGCTTATTATCCTATCAAGTCCATTAAACGCCCCAGAAGCCACAAACAGAATGTTGGTAGTGTCAACTTGAACGGTTTCTCCTCTTAATTTTCTAGAGTTCTTTTCTGGAACATTCACAATTGTACCTTCCAAAAGCTTTAATAAACCCTACAAAAAAGCCACATAACATTTTGATAATACATACccaaatcacatttattttttcttagcaGTATTTTTGCCTGGATTTTTAGAGACATATGCTTCATTCTTTAAAAACACCAATCATttatttcattcatatatatataatttttgtattaaaaaaagtagTAACTAAGCAAACTGAATTCATTGCTGTACAACAGACAAGTGGAGAATGTATACAGTATCCACAGGAGCGTAAACGCAGCATCATAATTCACATGTTAAAATTCTGCAGTGTTTTCAGGAGAGAAACACTGTTACATTCCTGTGAAAGATAATCTGTGCATTCCTGAACAATTCACTTACTTGCTGAACCCCTTCCCCACCCACATCTCGTAACTGGTGAATGCCAGGCACACTGCCAATCTTATCTACTTCATCCAAGAAGACAATTCCTGTCAATGGgggatattttttataatgcgTTAGCACTTGTGTACAATATATATTTCTCAAACTGTATTGTTGCATATAAATATTACATGCAACAAAATACATTCACCCCtaaaataatcaagcaataaaaatgtggtTGTGGCACACTCAAGAATAATGCAATATTATTagctatatatttgttttgtgaaaacttTAGTCACAGAATTAAAGCCATCATGTACATACAATGACATATTTCTATTTCATTCTGAGCTACAGTGGACAGAATAAAACGTcctgcacaaaaacataactgaaGCCTCAACTCAGATTAACTCAACTTTTAAATATGAcgtagcctggattcgaacctgccatctccaggctacagggcacatcctgcactccacaaggAGCACCTTTACTTGATGTGTCACTCGGAAGCCCcttaatttttttcttccagacctaccttgctgtgctttttcaACCCCGTAGTTAGCATCCTGAAGAAGTTTTGCAATGACAGACTCAATATCTTCACCAACATATCCTGCCTGGGTCAAGGTGGTGCAGTCACAGATAGCAAAGGGAACGTCAAGACATCTGGCAAGGGTTTGAGCCAGCAGAGTTTTACCTGGAGAAAAGGTTAACTTTGAAttaccagtatttaaaatgttaagtcTTAAATGTAAATTATGCCTAATACAGAGCGACAAACTTATTGGATTTTTTTAGGTGacctgttattttttttgcttttaaactaACCCGATCCTGTTGGGCCAAGAAGCAATATGTTGCTTTTCTCCAGTTTAATTTCATCATTGGTTGAATCCAGCACTTCGCCTCCTCGTTTCTCTTGAGGCATCTGCTGGTTAATCTGTTGCTGCATTGATGCTCCAAGCGCGTTACCATGTGGACTGATCCCAGCAATCTGAAGcagctctgagagagagagagagagaaaaaaagtggGATACAAAAGCTCACAACTACATCTCCTGGTGCAATCCATCCAAAACCCTTTAGCGTTTAGGGGAGACTGAAGAGTATAAAATTGCAGACAACAGATGAAAGACaggatattcattttatttatttattatttatatctatctatatataattgaATCACAGCTTTCTTGATCATGCTGAATGTTTCCTTAGAACAATTTTATACAAGATCTTTTGGACAGAACACTTCCTACCCCCATCCCTAACTTACAGCACCTTCTGGGTTTACTCCTTGTAAACTGCTTGCCATTCTTTGCGGGTTCAAGCTATTTATATACGCGCTCCGATAACCACACCCAGTATTCAGTTACTGTCTGCGAGATGCCTCATCAGCTGAAAGATCTTCGTTAAAGAGTAGGTCACTGGGATAACTGATTCATCCATCTGCATGAATATATTCAGCCAATAGTGATAACCTGATACTAACATAGCACCCGGTGTATACAACAACTCTGTTTATCCGATTTTGCTAGAAAAGTTATTTATACGTAAACCATAGAACAACTTCATTTAATGTCCaaacaaagtgtttaaaaattCTGACAAGCTGTTCCCGAGACATACCAACAGAATTACATGGatctttaaaaagagaaaaaacaaagagagGTCTGTCAGATCACTATTTTTTTCATCAGGTCCTCACCAATGCCATCAGCACATCTGGATGATCACTCACGAAAAGTTGAGAGAACTGATTCAGCTgtgttatagtaagcaaaccttCTACGATGGCCACCAGATCCACAGACAGTATTAAAAAAGCGTGTGTGAGATAACCTCGCTCCCAGACTTGGTACCAGATTTTGGCAtttgtacaaaaaatataattaggACACAAGGAGTGGTGACTTACTTGTAAATCTGTATTCATCCTCACGTCTTCTGATTTCTAATTCTACAGAAAGAGGATGAAAACAGCCATATCAAAAACAGTACTGTTGAGCTGTATCAGCAAATTCATACTACCGGTAAATTAATGTCATTGCGGCTTAGGATTTGTGTCATGGATGGTTCTCACCATTCCCACGTTTTAACATGTGTTAATAAATTCTGTCGAAGCTCAGAAACTTTTCAGGTAGtactactagtttttttttttttttttttgtccaaatcTCACATGTTCCTAAAATAACAAATTTCTAAAAACCAAGGACTACATTAATTGTACAAATGCCAAATCATAGttatacataattataaaaatacttttattttgcctttgcaGCTTTACAATGGTCTCATTTAAAAGGAAGCTCGGAAATACCCTGGCAGCTAATCTGCCCTGGAATTGGTATGGAAGAACAGTTCctgatttaacatttaatctaTGCAGAATCACTGGTCCTGTCATCACTAACAGAGTCCTGAATAGAGACACTGGAGGGATCAGACAGAGAGATTAAGCCATACAAACTCAAAACAATTTGCCTGGCCGAGTTCCAAAAAGAGATCATTTCAAAAAGCCTTTGTCTGCTAGCCCAAggtacaacaataaaacaaaacaaactatttccATTACACCCAATGCTGTTTGGCCAGAGCAAAATCAAGATGCACCAGAGCAGGAGTtagtacagtcaaacctgtattacaGGACTACTTGTATAATAATGACATTAGAATATCCTGTTTGATATGACAGTCCAGTGCTGCCTCTTTACAGCAGTGGATTTCACAGGTCTGTCTGGTCTGGAATCGACAGACATTTCTTCTTTGTTCTTCCACTGCAAAAGCACATTGCACAAGTTTGTTTTTGGACTGTTACCTCACTATTACTCCCTCCACTAATACGGCAAACAGAAATCCCATTTTTACTACAATGTGCCAACATATATGGAATTCGGTACCAGAATGCTTTAGCATTCTCATATCATTTCTCAGTAACTCCAAAGAATTGTTAGGATTGTTGGTAGCAAAGCAACAGCGTCCATCCTTTCAGTTTTGTGAAGAAATGAATGTGACCTTAGCTGTAGCGCTGGCTGGGAAAGGACCGTCAACATATATTGAAAACTTACATTGCATGGAAAGAGTCTCACTCAATTGGGACAGACTATCAATGGGGTTTCAGGAGCAATGCGGGAGAGCCTGGATCAGCGGTCAATCTGTGCACATGGACACAAGTTAATATACTACTAACCTCTAGGTGTCAGAGAGGCTTGTTTCTCCACTTCTGCCTGCTGTCTTATACTTGCTGGGATATTGTTATAAATACGCTTGTAATGATTGTACACAGCCACTGAAAGCACTTTCTTGGCATAGGATTGGCCAATCACGTACTTATCCAGGTAGGCATAGATCTGGAAAAGATTAccaggttattatttaatttctgtttgaaTCAATGATGAGTTCTGTCAGAAGTTCAGGTTGGACATTTAAAGATTGAATTTAAAAGGCTAGAAGCAGTAAGACCACTTTCACCATTCAATAAGGAGGTCTTCAAAATGAAAATTTCTCCAAAAAGTTGAATTTTACATGATCACTGGCCAACAATACTCATCTGAACTTGGCttcattttcattatatatatatatatatatatatatatatatatatatatatatatatatatatatatatatatatatatatatatatatatatatatataatctaatatacTTCGGTTGCCAACACCACAAAGCATTCATCTCTGTCAACTTCAAGCCAAATAATAAAAGGACCACAATATGGCAACCATATTAGGCACTTTTAACGCTACAAAGAGAAGGTGAAAGTGTGGCAGgttaacaaacacacatacaagcaCCACAGGAATGCTTAAATACTACATTTATGTAACATTAGCTTTGTTACGGGCTCGACTTTATTAAGACCCAAGGCCTACCTTTTTGGGTGGAGGTGGTGGTTTCTGCTGGAATGCCATTTTAACAGCTTCAGCTGCTGATTCTGGCTCTTTATTAAGACTCTTCTTTGAGTCCGTTTCCGACAGCACGACAAAAAAGTGATGACATTTTTCACACTTTACAAAGCGGGTTGaagctgaaataaaaacatagaatgtcaaaatgtacaatttttgtatttgttaaaattgCAGTGGAATTTGTGCAGACTTCCCACTGTAAAGTTTTAAGAATACCATGAACCACACAAGACAGTTATGTGAACTTATCAACACAGTTTGTATGACAGTCAATACTTATCCCAAGAAAACATTTGTGCAATATACGTTAAAGTTTACTATGGAAAATTGTACTGCATGTCTAAACATCGCAAGACAAAACTATTTGattgacagaaatacaaaaaacaattaagcagcattttaaatatgttgttgcAATTAAACATGACATTTTGTATGATAAACAATGATTCCTAAAACAGAAGTGGATCAGTATAGTGGGTCCCCAGCTGATCCACGTGTGTCACTCCTCTACAAATTCAACATCTATTTAAGTTTATGGCAGAGTTGTATTTGTAAGCCAGATACCAAATTCACAAGAGGACTGTAAAATACACTTCTACAGTTTTAGGTAATCTTGCTTGCATTTCTTCTTGCATGCAAAAAGTTTATTCAGattatttattgaatgttttaaaaatctattgTTGAATCTACAGTTAcactcagtggcactggaacaatttttaaagtggtgGTGCtgaagccactgaacaaaactgtaacccctgtatattatgcaagccatgcaaagccagggagtgctgccgcacccccagttCCACCGCCCTCGATTACACTTACAAACAAATGTCTCGACATGGGAGCACGGGTCCCCACATTTTGGGCAACGCAGTTGGTTTCCGCCCTTCCCTCCAGAGCCTGTGGATTTTTTGCTGCTGCCCCCTTCAACAGATTTctgattttaacaaaaataatcgTAAAATGGTATTAGTATAAAGACATACTTTTAGTTATTAACTTCTCATGCAGTGCTTTTTCATACATGGCCTCTAAGGGTATTGGCTTCAAAAGAACTGTAACCTTTAAACTATCCTGGTCTCCACTATGCTCTTTGGCATAATTAGTATAGAACAATGGGGGCCAACAGATTGAACAGATCAGTATTAGAAGACAAATGGACAGATGCCACCAGTCTATAAATAAGTTTGGGAtagaaaaagtaatacaaaaataagataaataaGGCACAGTACTGGTGAAATAGATCTAATCACCATTCAGAAAAAGCATACTGCTTTACACCTTTCATCAATGAATTTAAGCACAAATGGTCTTTTggcttaaatataaataataaataacagcctGACCTCACAGGTGAATGGAGAAAGGGTTGTTTTGGACCCACATGATTAACTACATTAACTCAGtccaaaaagcaaaacaaaacaaaagaaagctacCTTGCTACCATCCCCAGATCCATCTTTGGTTGTTCcatcttttgaagcaaaatacaCTGCAGTCTCTGAAAATGACCTAACGGGAACTCTCCTCCTCAAATGAACTATAGAAATCCCCGGTCTTCCCAGGGTATACAGGTGAAAGCGTGAGCAAGCAATGCCTGTAAGAACAACACAGAaactgaaaccagagacatggacAGATGGATATTCCTTTTAATTATTGTATAGATATTTCctccattttaaaatacactagCAGGAAACTGATTAAACTCCCACCcctaaataaattttaaattgtgtgtgtgtgtgtgtgtgtgtatatatatatatatatatatacacatacacacacacacacacacacacacacacacacacatatatatatatatatatatatatatatagatagatagagatagatatagatagatagatgtgtgtgcgtgtgcagtgCTGCTTTCTTTAAACAAGTTAATAGTTTATACAAgttttactatgttttaaaagAAGTGACACTCAAAAACcaacttgtgtttttgttacttttttttgtctcTACATGAAATGGAGAATATCCTGTGGTAGTACAGagtaaataattgttaaattaattaattaaaatagtttcAAATTTGACATAATACAGGCAAATCAAAAAGCAACACAACATTTGAAGACGCACTGGTAATTCTCGATGGACCTGACAAAAACAGGAACTCGGTTAAAATGCTAAATCATCAGGAACACAATATTGATTTCAAGAATTTCACAGTATGCATCCTAAAAATGTTTGGTCACAAAGCACAATAGAATACTACAAGgaacttctttttaaaaaaaaaaatggtaatgccAAGAAAAAAGTTTACAgcagaaaaataaactattatctGAACATTAATGGAAAATAGTTATACAGTGTCTCCAAACTACAGTTAAAAAAGCAAACTACAGCACAAAATTGTTTAAAgcttaacaaataaaaataacacacacacaactatattttaatttcaaaacgtTCCGAATAATATTATATGACACTATTCATATTGCAGTACGGCAATATTAAAAAAGGAATGCGTTATAAATGCTTTCACGCTGTTTGCCTCTTAAGCAATCGATATGTACAAACTATTTTGAAACAGATAGATAACGCCCgagatttaaaatgtttcccTTTTAATTCTTACCTTTATGAGCTGAATTTATAATCAGCCTCGCCGCCGACGAACAGGTGCAGGCCATGTTTTCTCTCTTGTTCTTCCTTTTAAATGTCAGgtgaaattatgtatttttttttaactatcgcACAGTTGCTATCTAAGTCGTTGTTGACAAAACTTAGGCCGAAGCCTGACAACCCACCTTATGAAAAAGcgtcaaacataaaacaaataaaaaaattgcatgtTTGGATAACAAATGTGTTTGTGAAAATATCATACACATTAAATTATATGCACCTCGGTTTTCAAGAGTAaacgaaaaataaaataataacgccAAATTTGGATAAGGCAACACAAGTAGCCAACCACAGCAAAGCAACTCAAAATTAAAATGGTCGAGTCACTGCAAAATTACAAGAGCCTTCGGTGCAACTCCGCTTCGTCGAGGTATTGCAGTGTCACAATTATTGCAGGTGACGTGGAAGGTGTTTGCAGCTTATTATAACCGACAATAATGCGATTTCAATGTGGTTTAACCCTGCTTCCTCAAGTAGGTCAGCCACTgcaatgcttttctttctttctgttgagCCACTGCAATAGCTCTAGCTGCACAGCACGGCCTGCGTTACGTAGCTGTTTGGGTCACATGCCACAAAAGGGGGGGGTGTCAATGTGTGACAGTTACAGTAGGCATTTTCAGTGACTGGATTCccttccatttttttgttttgctttgctagTTTAGTTCCTATACTAACCCGAGCAAGCAAATTCTGTGTTTGAAAACTGGGTCTCAAATTTGCAAATATACCATAAGTCTCCTTTAAGAGattacaaaatgtgaaaaaataaataaataaataaataaaatatatatatatatatatatatatatatatatatatatatatatatatatatatatatatatatatatatatatatttattaatttttaattttttatatccaaattttaaaattagtatatttttaacaggttttctttatttaatatgtataacATTATTTTGATATGTATAACATTATATCtgcacgatttaaaaaaaaacaaaaactaaaaaaaaactaaaaaaaaaaacgtttgtatttctgaaaataaagGCTTGTGTGAAGTTGCCATAGCTCCAGTTCTTGTGACGTTACCTCCTGCACATCGCGGAAGTGGGGTCTGCGCACTGGGGGTCATGTGATTGAGGTTTATTAGGGGAGGGAATGCACCAGCAAGTGAAGGGTCGGCGGTGGGCTCTTATTAAGACGGCTGGATGGTAAACAACTGAGGTAACGTGTTATTGCTTCGCAAATGCAGTGGCTGCCAGGATATTTAAACACGTTAGAAGAGATATGAACACAATATTATAGGTAGCTAAAAATGAGCAGGCTTGAAACACAAAGTGAGCACAGACTTCCAGTTGCAACATGTGGGGTTGCACTTCAATGTACTACTGGCATATTAGTGTCATATCAGTAATGTGAGGGGATTATTAGTGGTACTTCATGTGTATTGAGAATATACGTTGATACAGAAAATAAGTGTTCGTTCTGTAATTCTACATACGACATTTTACTTAGCCGATATTACGTATCTAGTCGTGGTATTTTGTAAACTTTGTGCAAAATAGTTTAAACATCTCATTATGCATGTTTTTATGTAGCATGATTGTGAAAAAATACGAACACAGAGCGACAGCAGACCGGTGTCTTTTAGGCTGTGTTTCTCCAGAAGGGTAAAGTCGTTTTGTGAGTTCCGAATTTGTTTGTCTGAAATCATTCTCTTGGTTTTCCGCTTCCATCAGATTGTGTACAGTTTGAGGAAATAACTAGGCTGATTCGTGATCACTGCATATTTTTGATGCTAGGTTTATTGCCAATAGCGTGTAAAAATGGGCTAAGAAGTGAAACACAAACTTCGAATTAAGCCTTTATAATAAGGACGCGGAAACTGTGCGGCATTCTCACGTCCGTATGAAAACACACGGATTTGCACGATGCTATAGCAGAGATAGTCTAGTTTAAATCCATATTTCAGTTGGGAATGATCCGATTATGATATTCTCAGTGTCACACTTTTGTGTTTTACGCAAGACACAGAGAGTGGAAAAGGCGCATTCCAGGATTATCAGGAGGAAGTTCGTATCCCTTTACGCCTAGAATTGCAAGAGGTGTTGCGCATTTTGAGCCCGTACATAGCTCCGTACCAGTTGGAATTAGTTCTAATTATGTAAAGCAGATTAGACACAGAAGAAAACAAGGCTCCTGTTTCAGGTTGTACTCATGTGATCTCTTTGCTAGTGCCCGCAGTCAGAAAGGGGTGCAACCTAGAGGTCACATTTCAAACAGTCACACCGTGCTCTGagaatacaatacagtaaaacaaatacaccTAAAGCATGCTTCATGCTCAGCATTCCGGAGAACTCTATGCTTTctaactgtactgtattgtgtaatCAAGCTCAGTAGTATTTTGAGGTTGTCTTTGCTGGTTTACAGAACAATGTAGCAAACAGTGGCAGAAAGGCTACAATGATTTTACATACCTAAATATCTTAATTCACATTGCATTGTATATTAGAAAACGGCATTTCAGATATTGTGATTTGTAATAGTTCTGTACTCAGGCTTACtatgatttacagtgttttttttctctcttttcctaTGCCATTATTTTCGTTAAATTGTGGAGTTGCTTAATGCAGCGTGTAACAATGCATtcaaactgttcatttaaatacaggttGGGCCACTTCGTGTTCTTCCAGTCATGGAAGAGATCAGAGCATCTCCTGATTACAACTGGTTCAGAAGCACAGTTTCGCTTAAAAGGGTATGTGTTCTTAGTTTTATTGTCGGTTTCCATGGAGACAACTTAACCAATTACTTAGTTATGTATGTTTGCATGCAGAGGAAATAATAACCCGAAGGTCACAAGTACTGTAAAAATGTTGGTaatataaactgtttaaaaatataaaaagttcaGTACAGCAGAACAGTTAACTCGTTGGTGTGGGTATCGTTTGCATATTGATTTTTATGGGTGCTAATAGGAGGGACACTGCAATTCATCATTACAGATAGAGTCCATATGTGGTGCTGTGGGCATGCCAAGCAGACACTGTAGTTTTGATGCAGTAGCCCAATACTATTTATTGATTAACTCAACCTTGTTTTTAATgctgtatttaatacaaaattagCCTGCAGCAATTTTAGCATGTTGGGTTTGTGTTTTTAACGAGAGGTGTGTTAGACATATTGATCCCAGATTAGTTAGCTctttggaaatttttttttttatcatcatgtGATTTTCATATGATTAAGAAGCATGACTAAGCGTCGAAAGGAAAATATTGATACCAGTccagccaattttttttttttttctaagcatgTCGTTTTGTGGGTTGAACTTTTTCCCAGACTTTGATTGAAATAAAAGCTGCTGCAGTATACTTCAAAATGACTACTAGTACTTTGGAAAACATTTCCTATCTGATTAACAAGCAACAAGAGGCAAACACTTTTTAAGTCCTATTTTAACAGGACCTTGTTCTAAGCAAGTTCTTTATTACTTAGTTAAACCTCAAGGTTcaatcaaaaaatgaaataaccagTTGGAACCAGCTGCTGGACTGGAGTGGATTAAAGGAACTACAAGCAGCACCCATGAGATTATAAACTATAACGCACGGCACCGCTGCAATCAAAGGAATACTTATAGAAGTCTTGGTCTTATTTTTCTCTTTACAGATTATAGTAGACGATGATGACAGTAAAGTCTGGTCTCTGTACGACGCAGGACCCAGAATCGTAAGATGTCCGATCATTTTTCTGCCGCCTGTCAGTGGCACTTCTGATGTGTTTTTCCAGCAGATTCTTGCGCTTACCGGATGGGGTTACCGAGTCATATCTGTAAGATCagcatttcaaatgaaattcatTAAATGTCATCCCAAAAAATATGAAGTCTAGTTATATGAGATTTATTTTCCAGTAAATATCTTTAAACATTGTAATGTAAAGCCTGGTGGATGAGCACTGTCACCTGTAAGGATCCCTTGCATTGGTTTCATTGGCTTTTACtataaaatagcaaatacatGTAGAAAGCTAGTAATGACTGCCAAATGCAGGGTTTAATGTTCTAACACTGCTACACAGTGTGTGACTTTTTGGATGAGATATTGTAACTTATTGCCTTACTTTATTCCTTTCTGTCATATTCAAGCTCCAGTATCCAGTATACTGGGATCTCCTGGAGTTCTGTGATGGATTTAGGAAGCTACTGGACCACTTACAGCTGGATAAGGTTGGTGTTTATCATTGTAGGGTAATTCCTTATTTTAGCCTTTCTTACTGTTTCACTTTGATTTTGTTAGCATGGAAAATACCCATGTTTTAGTGTAGAAAATAGATAGAGGTCTAGTTTCACAGTCCTTAATTAGTCTTAATCATAGACTACCTTACTCAgtgtaacattaggtagtccaagatgtgtgctaatcagggtctgtgaaaccagccaagaGAGTCTGTGTAttggcttgttttgaaatcagATTGGATGAGtgctatttgtaaatgtttttaactcTCTGAATCACAAATGAGGTGGTTTATTTTGAGTATCTATCCtagtgatgaaataaaaatgaatcagATAAATAATGATTGTAATACTTTCTGGTTATCATAAGTGGCATTATTCCGTGAAAACAAACTTGAGGAATTAACAAGAAAAGGTATTTTGGTGTttgtcttatttttaaatgtttaaagttaGACTGAATATCTTCTTGTGATTtagtgttaaatatatatatatatttttttaggtgCACTTATTTGGAGCTTCTTTAGGGGGCTTTCTGGCGCAGAAATTTGCAGAATACACACACAAATCACCCAGAGTGCATTCTCTTA
Encoded proteins:
- the LOC121294744 gene encoding ATP-dependent Clp protease ATP-binding subunit clpX-like, mitochondrial isoform X1; protein product: MACTCSSAARLIINSAHKGIACSRFHLYTLGRPGISIVHLRRRVPVRSFSETAVYFASKDGTTKDGSGDGSKKSVEGGSSKKSTGSGGKGGNQLRCPKCGDPCSHVETFVSSTRFVKCEKCHHFFVVLSETDSKKSLNKEPESAAEAVKMAFQQKPPPPPKKIYAYLDKYVIGQSYAKKVLSVAVYNHYKRIYNNIPASIRQQAEVEKQASLTPRELEIRRREDEYRFTKLLQIAGISPHGNALGASMQQQINQQMPQEKRGGEVLDSTNDEIKLEKSNILLLGPTGSGKTLLAQTLARCLDVPFAICDCTTLTQAGYVGEDIESVIAKLLQDANYGVEKAQQGIVFLDEVDKIGSVPGIHQLRDVGGEGVQQGLLKLLEGTIVNVPEKNSRKLRGETVQVDTTNILFVASGAFNGLDRIISRRKNEKYLGFGTPSNLGVGRRAAAAADLANTSGEGDTVQEIEEKDHLLRNVEARDLIEFGMIPEFVGRLPVVVPLHSLDEETLVRILTEPRNAVVPQYQALLGMDKCDLNITEGALKAIARMALERKTGARGLRSIMEKLLLEPMFEVPNSDIMAVELTKEVVEGKSLPIYIRAPAKESAEEEYDSGVEDDSWPRQADRANN
- the LOC121294744 gene encoding ATP-dependent Clp protease ATP-binding subunit clpX-like, mitochondrial isoform X2; protein product: MACTCSSAARLIINSAHKGIACSRFHLYTLGRPGISIVHLRRRVPVRSFSETAVYFASKDGTTKDGSGDGSKKSVEGGSSKKSTGSGGKGGNQLRCPKCGDPCSHVETFVSSTRFVKCEKCHHFFVVLSETDSKKSLNKEPESAAEAVKMAFQQKPPPPPKKIYAYLDKYVIGQSYAKKVLSVAVYNHYKRIYNNIPASIRQQAEVEKQASLTPRELLQIAGISPHGNALGASMQQQINQQMPQEKRGGEVLDSTNDEIKLEKSNILLLGPTGSGKTLLAQTLARCLDVPFAICDCTTLTQAGYVGEDIESVIAKLLQDANYGVEKAQQGIVFLDEVDKIGSVPGIHQLRDVGGEGVQQGLLKLLEGTIVNVPEKNSRKLRGETVQVDTTNILFVASGAFNGLDRIISRRKNEKYLGFGTPSNLGVGRRAAAAADLANTSGEGDTVQEIEEKDHLLRNVEARDLIEFGMIPEFVGRLPVVVPLHSLDEETLVRILTEPRNAVVPQYQALLGMDKCDLNITEGALKAIARMALERKTGARGLRSIMEKLLLEPMFEVPNSDIMAVELTKEVVEGKSLPIYIRAPAKESAEEEYDSGVEDDSWPRQADRANN